The following nucleotide sequence is from Roseivirga sp. BDSF3-8.
GAAGAAATACTAAATCTCACAGAAAAAAATATAAAGGCCGCCTATCTAATTTAAGAGGGCGGCCTTTTTTATATTTTCAGTTCAGCAGGAGACTGAGACTAAAAAGCTCCTTGCTGAAGCGCTACGGCCAGAACAGTAACTATACCTGAAATCAATAGCAATAACCATCCGATAGATTCTAATTGATCGCGCTTATGATCTTCGATCTTTTCGCGAATCTGCCGATATTGTCCTAGTGTTGAGCTCCACAGTTTGTTACTTTGGGCATAATCATTTTGATCTACCACATGTCTGAGTAATTCATACTGATCACATACCGGACAGGAAGGTGGACTAAAGTCATTTTTTTGAAGAGGGTATTCCATGATTATTTAGGTTGTTCATCTAATATTACGGTAATACCCAAAATATTGTTTCGCAAAAACCAATATTTACATCCGTACTATGCTTGGGCTTTTAAGAATGTTTTCTAATTTTATTAAAGTCATTTCATTATGATGAAGTCGACCGTCCGTTACCTATCGGACAAAGAATATGAAAGTACAAATGAATCGGGGAACCGTATGAAAATTGATATGCGGTCAGCTCCTGAAAAATCAGGCCACTCCCCGATGGAGCTACTGTTATCAGCTATTTCAGCTTGTGCAGCAGTTGACATTGTTGAAATACTAAAAAAGAAAAGAAAGACTGTTGAAGACCTGATAATATCTGCTGAAGGAGATAGGAATGCTGAGCCCCCCAGGTACTATACAGCCGTTAGGCTTCATTTTACCCTTGTATCACCAGACACGGATGCTGAAACGCTGAAAAAAGTAGTTGCTCTTGGTGTAGACAAATATTGTTCTGTAGCCAGTTCTATCAATAAAACGACTAACATTTCTTATACGACAGAAGTATTAAGGGAAAAAGTAGGCCTGAATGCGAATAGTTGATCAAATTCCGAATGACTTTTGCAGGATTACCCTGTTTGAGTGGAATGATAAATACCTGATTAAATTTGAACGAGGTCCGGTAGAGTTAACCTATAAGGTCTCCCAGATGGAAGTGTTCAATCCGGAAGATTTAAAAGAATTTATCGATAAGCAATTTTTAGAAGACGCCCTTAGTCAACTTAATCACATGGAAGACACTCTCGGTAGTGCTTTCAACAGATATTTATAGGCACTATGGTAAAGCATAAGGTTTTTATATCATTCCATCATGGCAAGGATTCCGAAAAAGAAGGGGGCTCCTTATACCGGACAGCTTTTGAGAATCACTTCGGAAATATTTTTTCCACAATAGTCACTCAATCGATACATGATGGTGATATAGATCCGGACCTCCCAGAGAAGAAGATCAAAGAGCTTATTTGTAAACATTATATTAAAGATACCAAGGTAACCATCGTCATGATAGGTCCCCACACCTACGGACGCAAATATGTCGATTGGGAGATCAGTGCGTCTCTTCGATCTCACCCTGATGGCTACCCATCTGGTATTCTCGGCATTATACTTCCAGACCATAAGGATTTTTTGAAAGAGGATGTGGATCATTCCCTGCTTCCTCCCAGGCTGGCAGACAATCTTGCTACGGGCTTCGCCTCATTGCACCACTGGACTTTCGATCCATCAAAAATGGCTGAACATATAAACGGTGCAGTCCAAAAAAGGAAAACATTTTATTACGATGATTCAAGGCCCTTACTTAGCCATGACCTTGATACGAAAGAACGTGTAGACGCAAAGCCATAGTTGTGTAAATTGGCCACCTCAATCACCTAATAAATAACCTGTTACGTCATTGTCAACCCAGGAAGATATAAACATCTACAGGACATTCGTCAATAAGCAGATTGGGATAAGTATATCCTTTCCTGAAGCCGGAGAGTTACCTGAGACTGCCAACTGCGATCTTATATTGGCAAAGAAAAGAGAGATTGTCCGTTATCTGCAATATGCCGGTATTACCATCGGATTCGGAGGGGACTTCAGAAGCCAGGAGTCGGGAGGAATTACTCTTACCATGATGAGTCAGCTCTCAGCTGACAATTCTCTGCAGAAATTTTATCAGCGAAATCTGATGGTGAATTATGTAGTTTGGCCAATATCCGTACTTGTCGCTTCACATGACTACCAGGAGTTTCAAGGGAAACTGCATATCAGGCCTGTAAAGATGCCATCTGAGTTGATAGAAGATGCGGACCCAACGGAATTTATTTCTCCGGACAATATTAACAATCGGTACTGTTGGGCCAGATCCCTTACTTCTATGCGGCAACAAATGGCAAGGCATATGGATAGCCGTATTGCTATGTATGGTAAGACCAGCAACTACAAAGGCTTTCACCCAGGGGTGGTAGAGGAAATATATTGGACAATGCGATACAGGAAGCCAGTATACCTACTGGGCTCATTTGGTGGTGTCACCTCACATATAATCGAGGCGCTGCAAGGCGGCTCTCCCGAGGTTCTTACTGAAGAGTATCAGAGAAAGGACGTTAACAGGGCAAACTTAATTGATTATACTCGTCAAAAGATGGGGGATGACTTCGTGGGCCCCAATGACATTATATCATTTTTTAATGAAAAGGGGCTTGAAAGACTAAATAATGGCCTGAGTGTGGAAGAAAATGAGCATCTTATGCACACAAATCACGTAAGTGAAATGATAACCCTGATCATAAAAGGGCTTACCTATATTTATGGCTGATGGCTACATTTTTTTCAAGGGTCACGGAAGAGCTCACGTGGCAGGAAGGTGAAGAAGGGCTGGCTAAGCTTTACCTGCTTAAGGAAGGGGATGAAAGAAACCGTATTCTATTTACTAATCAGCGGTTAATCGTATTCAGGCATGGCAAGTTATCTACCTATTCCCGCGCCAACCTGAGCCATATATCAATGGAACATAAAAAGTTGCTGGCACCGCTCATAGGCGGAGGTATAGCCGGCGGGCTTACTCTGTTTGCTATTTTTAAGGGTATTGCTGCCAGTTCATTGGCTATTATTATTCTGATCTTATGCTCATACCTATTTTATCTGGGAATTAAAGGCTCACCTGCCTTACTGGTGCATCATGGTTTTGGACGGCAGATCAGTACAGACCTTATTCTGATACCCAATAAGTCCGAAGGGACCAATGGCTTTATTGGCTATGTGAACCGGCAGCTTATTATGCGCGAAGAGCAACCCCTCTACCTTAGCATTACGAATAAACAGTGGGAGTTACTTTTGAGTCAGGGCGGTCTGGTACCAAGTGATGATTACTTTACTCTTAGCAAGGAGCCTGAAAAAGAAAGCAGCCAGATACAGTTACGGCTTATACCCGAAAAACTGGAGAAAGAGGTGCGCTATGAAAAAAATAAAGACGGCACTATGGAATACCGTCTTTACAGTACGCTGGAGCGTCAAATGGTACGACTGCATCCCGAACCCGGGCAGCAGCCTGTCATCTAGTTGTCTGCGTTTTTCTTGATACGGAAATAGTTTATCACTCCTCCGG
It contains:
- a CDS encoding OsmC family protein, whose amino-acid sequence is MKIDMRSAPEKSGHSPMELLLSAISACAAVDIVEILKKKRKTVEDLIISAEGDRNAEPPRYYTAVRLHFTLVSPDTDAETLKKVVALGVDKYCSVASSINKTTNISYTTEVLREKVGLNANS
- a CDS encoding TIR domain-containing protein, which translates into the protein MVKHKVFISFHHGKDSEKEGGSLYRTAFENHFGNIFSTIVTQSIHDGDIDPDLPEKKIKELICKHYIKDTKVTIVMIGPHTYGRKYVDWEISASLRSHPDGYPSGILGIILPDHKDFLKEDVDHSLLPPRLADNLATGFASLHHWTFDPSKMAEHINGAVQKRKTFYYDDSRPLLSHDLDTKERVDAKP